In Calditrichia bacterium, the following are encoded in one genomic region:
- a CDS encoding TonB-dependent receptor — protein sequence MFNKKPTAIILLFLLMSFVVLHAGTTGKIAGSVVDANTGEPLIGANIVLEGTNLGAATDVDGYFVILNVSPDAYKLTVFYVGYKETTLNNVRVSVDRTTTLEIKMTSAAIEGETVTVEAERAAIELDRTHSSSVVTSETVDLLPVTEIEEIIQLQSGVVSSGGQLHFRGGRAREVSYVVDGVAVNNSFAQNGGSLVEVDNNMVAELEVITGTFNAEYGQAQSGVVNIVTRRPAAKFSGNVEYYAGDWLSNKTNIYSEVNNFDVVAEQNVQFSLTGPILSDKLGFFITGRYNNSESVQWYQRRFSSEDGWRIAAYREWAKDNIQAGGVINIPDSLGLTTGDGATGPALTSDYGSLQAKLTYSVTPKITVAYTGFGSYRESHGSTARVNVFSPDNRQTTQDWRYSHFLRFQHFPSDNFFYNFAASYQRDDGDSYFRKDNKIAQFPGDDGIMVSPFTITTTNLSGGTQFNIGGTSGLYTNAEGRNYVDKYAFQGDFNWQVDKINLIKAGFSVTQHYYDIYNRGFQLTSAWENNDWPLDNFVNPRGMSFDDYWSSLNLYWRNWETIFDTTRVREVGRDEVESYSDYSNKPFEMAFYLQDKLELGSDIILNAGVRYDYFNANEKVPANYRAEASLVGSEQNLVQSTVKSQFSPRFAISFPISSQGAFRASYGHFFQMPPHGRMFNQPLVSLSPIDLEDRLLGNADLEPEKTVAYEIGLQQGIGTSIAVNISAYYKDFRNLLGIEQVQTVDGVKYTRFVNRDYGLSKGIVVDVTKRSGNFNGGMNYTMAYTNGSNSDPTELFLVNATPSVTGATEVFVDRQVAPLDWDQRHTFNCYVNFVKPNNWSVGITGFLDSNTPFSPDFLENFGLNEREFRNSANKPLSWSIDLKAKKNLNIAGLKSVLFFKVDNIFDHLNAENVFAASGKADENARLPEITLVMEGEIESEGVISFQEADLRPDFFSAPRKVQVGFEFKF from the coding sequence ATGTTCAATAAAAAACCAACCGCAATTATCCTGCTTTTTCTGCTGATGAGTTTTGTTGTTCTGCATGCAGGAACAACGGGTAAAATAGCCGGATCTGTAGTCGATGCAAACACCGGCGAGCCATTAATTGGTGCGAACATTGTACTCGAAGGCACGAATTTGGGTGCTGCAACAGATGTTGACGGATATTTTGTCATTCTAAACGTGTCACCGGATGCATATAAATTGACGGTGTTTTATGTTGGCTATAAAGAAACCACCCTCAATAATGTCCGGGTTAGTGTGGATCGTACGACCACATTAGAAATCAAAATGACATCCGCAGCAATTGAAGGTGAAACGGTAACGGTAGAAGCCGAGCGTGCCGCCATTGAACTGGACAGAACTCACAGCTCATCGGTGGTAACTTCTGAAACGGTAGATTTGCTGCCGGTTACGGAAATCGAAGAAATTATCCAGTTGCAGAGCGGTGTTGTCAGCAGTGGGGGACAGTTGCACTTCCGCGGCGGACGTGCTCGCGAAGTTTCCTATGTTGTTGATGGCGTTGCGGTAAACAACAGTTTTGCACAAAACGGCGGCAGTTTGGTCGAAGTTGACAACAATATGGTTGCAGAACTGGAAGTGATTACCGGTACATTTAACGCAGAATACGGTCAGGCACAATCCGGGGTTGTAAATATTGTTACCCGGCGTCCGGCTGCAAAATTCAGCGGTAATGTTGAATACTATGCGGGTGACTGGCTAAGCAATAAAACAAACATTTACAGCGAAGTAAACAATTTTGATGTTGTTGCTGAACAAAACGTTCAGTTCAGCCTGACCGGTCCGATTTTGTCGGACAAACTTGGATTTTTTATTACCGGTCGCTACAACAATAGCGAAAGCGTTCAGTGGTATCAGCGGCGCTTTAGTTCGGAAGATGGCTGGCGAATTGCTGCATATCGCGAATGGGCAAAAGATAATATTCAGGCAGGCGGCGTAATTAATATCCCTGATTCGCTTGGTCTTACTACAGGTGATGGCGCGACAGGTCCAGCGTTAACTTCAGATTATGGTTCTTTGCAAGCCAAATTGACCTATTCGGTAACCCCAAAAATTACAGTAGCTTATACCGGATTTGGCTCATATCGCGAATCACATGGTTCAACGGCGAGGGTGAACGTATTTTCGCCGGATAATCGCCAGACAACGCAAGATTGGCGGTATTCGCATTTCCTGCGTTTTCAACATTTTCCCAGCGATAATTTCTTTTACAACTTTGCCGCATCCTATCAACGCGATGATGGCGATTCGTATTTCAGAAAAGACAATAAAATTGCCCAATTCCCCGGTGATGACGGTATAATGGTTTCGCCATTTACAATTACAACTACAAACTTATCAGGTGGAACGCAATTTAACATTGGCGGAACGTCCGGTTTATATACCAATGCAGAAGGTCGCAATTATGTTGATAAATATGCATTTCAGGGCGATTTCAACTGGCAAGTTGACAAGATAAATCTGATCAAAGCCGGATTTTCTGTTACACAACATTATTATGATATCTACAATCGTGGATTCCAATTAACCTCCGCATGGGAAAATAACGACTGGCCGCTGGATAATTTTGTAAATCCGCGTGGCATGTCATTTGACGATTACTGGAGCTCGCTGAATTTATACTGGCGGAATTGGGAAACTATTTTTGACACAACCCGGGTTCGCGAAGTTGGTCGTGATGAAGTTGAATCCTACAGCGATTATTCGAATAAGCCGTTTGAAATGGCATTCTATCTTCAAGATAAACTGGAGCTTGGCTCCGATATTATCCTAAACGCCGGTGTTCGATACGATTATTTTAACGCAAACGAAAAAGTGCCCGCAAACTATCGCGCAGAGGCATCGCTGGTCGGTTCGGAACAGAATCTTGTTCAGTCTACGGTTAAATCACAGTTTAGCCCACGGTTTGCAATTTCTTTCCCGATTTCCTCGCAGGGTGCATTCCGGGCTTCATACGGTCACTTTTTCCAAATGCCGCCGCACGGCCGGATGTTCAATCAGCCGTTGGTTAGCCTTTCCCCGATTGATTTGGAAGACAGATTGCTCGGAAACGCAGATTTGGAGCCGGAAAAAACAGTCGCTTATGAAATCGGTTTGCAGCAAGGTATCGGAACTTCGATCGCTGTTAACATTAGTGCATATTATAAAGATTTCCGGAATTTACTCGGTATCGAACAAGTTCAAACGGTTGACGGTGTGAAATATACCCGCTTCGTCAATCGCGATTATGGTTTGTCCAAAGGTATAGTTGTGGACGTTACCAAGCGTTCCGGGAATTTCAATGGCGGCATGAACTACACAATGGCTTACACCAACGGCAGCAACTCCGATCCGACCGAGTTGTTTTTGGTAAATGCCACACCGAGTGTAACCGGTGCAACGGAAGTTTTTGTCGATCGTCAGGTGGCTCCGCTGGATTGGGATCAGCGTCACACCTTCAATTGTTATGTGAATTTTGTGAAGCCCAACAACTGGAGTGTTGGTATTACAGGATTTCTGGATTCCAATACACCGTTTTCACCCGATTTTCTGGAAAATTTTGGTTTGAACGAACGCGAATTTCGTAACTCCGCGAACAAACCGCTGAGCTGGAGTATCGATTTGAAGGCTAAGAAAAATCTGAATATCGCCGGATTAAAGAGCGTTCTGTTTTTCAAAGTTGATAACATTTTTGATCACTTGAACGCGGAAAATGTTTTTGCCGCCAGTGGTAAAGCAGATGAAAATGCACGATTACCCGAAATTACATTAGTAATGGAGGGCGAAATTGAGAGTGAAGGTGTTATTAGCTTTCAGGAAGCAGATTTGCGCCCAGACTTTTTCTCTGCTCCCAGAAAAGTGCAAGTCGGTTTTGAATTCAAATTCTAA
- a CDS encoding DUF3224 domain-containing protein produces the protein MFAKGEFSVDMKPLESFAKGADGMNLGRMSITKTFSGDLLANSTGEMLSALTDVKGSAGYVAIEQVSGSLKGKIGSFILQHFGMMNRGESHLVLEVVPDSGTGQLVNLAGKMVIIITNGKHFYEFDYSLD, from the coding sequence ATGTTCGCAAAAGGTGAATTTTCGGTTGATATGAAACCGTTGGAATCGTTCGCGAAAGGTGCGGACGGAATGAATCTGGGTAGAATGTCGATTACCAAAACGTTCAGCGGTGATTTATTAGCTAATAGCACCGGCGAAATGCTTAGCGCGCTAACCGATGTAAAAGGCAGTGCGGGTTATGTGGCAATCGAGCAGGTTTCGGGTTCGTTGAAAGGTAAAATCGGTTCGTTTATTTTGCAACATTTTGGCATGATGAATCGCGGCGAAAGCCATCTCGTTCTCGAAGTTGTTCCCGATTCCGGGACCGGTCAATTGGTAAATTTGGCAGGGAAAATGGTAATCATTATCACCAACGGTAAACATTTTTACGAGTTCGACTATTCGCTGGATTGA
- a CDS encoding O-acetylhomoserine aminocarboxypropyltransferase/cysteine synthase has translation MSEERQFRFETLQLHAGHKPDGATNARAVPIYQTTSYNFNNSDHAAELFALKQFGNIYTRIMNPTTAVFEERIAALEGGVAALATASGQAAQFLALSTIVQAGENIVSTSYLYGGTYNQFKVTFPRLGIHVKFVEGDNPEDFERLIDEKTRAIYVESIGNPRLNIPDFEALADVAHRNGIPLVVDNTFGAGGYLCQPIKHGADIVTHSATKWIGGHGTSIGGVIVDSGKFNWANGKFPVFTEPSPGYHGLKFWEVFGADGPFGNIAFIIRARVEQLRDLGPAISPFNSFLLLQGLETLSLRVERHNENAKKLAEWLRNHPKVSSVTYGGFEDHPYYENAKKYLRDGFFASLLVFELEGGTEAGKAFIDNVQVSSLLANVGDAKTLVIHPASTTHQQLSEQEQLDSGVTPGLVRVSVGIEHIDDIIWDFEQALAKVPETELV, from the coding sequence ATGAGTGAAGAACGTCAATTCAGGTTCGAAACGCTGCAACTGCACGCCGGACACAAACCGGACGGTGCAACAAACGCACGTGCCGTTCCGATTTATCAGACAACATCATATAATTTCAATAATTCCGATCATGCGGCTGAGTTGTTTGCGCTAAAACAATTTGGCAATATCTATACACGTATTATGAATCCGACAACCGCAGTTTTTGAAGAACGGATTGCGGCGCTGGAAGGCGGCGTTGCGGCACTGGCCACGGCTTCCGGGCAGGCTGCGCAATTTTTGGCGCTGTCAACCATTGTTCAGGCTGGTGAAAATATTGTGTCCACAAGTTATTTATATGGCGGTACTTACAACCAATTCAAAGTGACTTTTCCGCGACTGGGCATTCATGTAAAATTTGTGGAAGGCGACAATCCTGAAGATTTCGAACGGCTGATCGACGAGAAAACCCGAGCAATTTATGTGGAATCCATCGGCAATCCGCGATTAAATATACCGGATTTTGAAGCTTTGGCAGATGTTGCCCATCGCAACGGCATTCCGCTGGTAGTGGACAATACATTCGGGGCAGGCGGTTATTTGTGCCAGCCGATCAAACACGGTGCGGATATTGTCACCCACTCCGCCACAAAATGGATTGGCGGACACGGCACATCCATCGGCGGCGTGATTGTCGATTCCGGCAAATTCAATTGGGCAAACGGTAAATTTCCGGTTTTCACAGAGCCGAGCCCCGGTTATCACGGTCTAAAATTCTGGGAAGTTTTTGGCGCGGATGGCCCGTTCGGGAACATCGCATTTATCATTCGGGCACGGGTGGAACAGCTCCGCGATTTGGGTCCGGCAATTAGTCCGTTCAATTCATTTTTATTGCTTCAGGGGCTCGAAACCCTTTCGCTTCGCGTGGAACGCCACAACGAAAACGCCAAAAAGCTGGCGGAATGGCTTCGCAATCACCCCAAAGTCAGCAGTGTGACATACGGCGGATTTGAAGATCACCCGTATTACGAAAATGCCAAAAAATATCTAAGGGATGGATTTTTCGCCAGCCTGCTCGTGTTCGAATTGGAAGGCGGGACCGAAGCCGGCAAAGCGTTCATCGACAATGTGCAGGTTTCCAGTCTGCTCGCAAATGTCGGCGATGCGAAAACACTGGTAATCCATCCGGCATCGACCACACACCAACAACTCAGCGAACAGGAACAGCTCGATTCCGGCGTAACGCCCGGGCTCGTGCGCGTTTCCGTGGGTATCGAACACATCGATGACATCATTTGGGATTTTGAGCAGGCATTGGCAAAAGTGCCGGAAACTGAACTTGTTTAA
- a CDS encoding UvrD-helicase domain-containing protein: protein MNFSKISDLNPEQRRAVEYQDGPLLILAGAGSGKTRVLTYKIAYLLDRRVVQPWEILAVTFTNKAAGEMRHRVDELVGMATDGMWIGTFHSICARILRIESQHLGYDTSFTIYDVDDQVRLIQQVMEGLNINQTTLKPRSAQHKISDCKNKLISPKMFEERAGDFTDRQIAKIYHGYETALRRNNAMDFDDLLIKPLDLFTREPEILKKYQQKFRYVLVDEYQDTNKAQYYFVKKLSETHRRICVVGDEDQSIYRWRGADIENILSFERDYPDCEVVRLEQNYRSTQIILDAANAVVRNNSKRLGKNLWSDKSGGSDIQVVETSDEGVEAAQAVSILKQAKRDHDLDFRDMAILYRTNAQSRALEDKLRRANVPYVIVGGTKFYDRKEVKDVLAYLRVLVNNNDSIALQRIINFPTRGIGGKTLQKLQEFADRNGISLHNAMFSAASIDGLPAGAKSKVLEFAGQLANLQNRIEVSSAFEIATEVVDMFGLARMYDLSALPDDQTRLENINELLNSIAAFSENATGEFATLAQYLEDVALLTDIDRWDPTSSAVTLMTLHSAKGLEFPLVIVAGMEDGLFPLFRSLENDENLEEERRLFYVGMTRAKDYLYLTWARQRRRFTSGGTGNSFRSMASRFLNEIPIEFLKTRTSVGSWEGTDNSRYNRHRSYDDSQAPTYAAEMMTSEGIWKIGDWVIHETYGRGQILGMEGTGMGTKLSVFFKGAGMKKLIAEYANLQKADS from the coding sequence ATGAATTTCTCAAAAATTTCCGATCTCAATCCCGAACAGCGTCGCGCGGTGGAATATCAGGATGGTCCACTGCTGATTCTCGCCGGTGCCGGCAGCGGCAAAACCCGTGTGCTCACTTACAAAATCGCCTATTTGCTTGACAGGCGCGTGGTTCAGCCATGGGAAATTTTGGCGGTAACATTTACCAATAAAGCGGCCGGGGAAATGCGTCACCGGGTGGATGAACTGGTGGGAATGGCTACCGACGGCATGTGGATCGGCACGTTTCACTCAATTTGCGCGCGCATTTTACGCATCGAAAGCCAGCATCTCGGATACGATACCAGTTTCACGATTTACGATGTTGACGATCAGGTAAGGCTGATTCAGCAGGTGATGGAAGGGTTGAACATCAACCAAACCACATTGAAACCGCGCTCAGCGCAGCATAAAATCAGCGATTGCAAAAACAAATTGATCAGCCCGAAAATGTTTGAGGAGCGCGCCGGCGATTTTACAGACCGGCAAATTGCCAAAATTTATCACGGATATGAAACAGCTTTGCGGCGCAATAACGCCATGGATTTTGACGATCTGCTGATTAAGCCGCTCGATTTGTTCACTCGCGAGCCTGAAATCCTCAAAAAATATCAACAAAAATTTCGCTACGTGTTGGTGGATGAATATCAGGATACCAACAAAGCGCAGTATTATTTTGTCAAAAAGTTGTCCGAAACGCACCGGCGAATTTGCGTTGTGGGTGACGAAGACCAGAGTATTTATCGCTGGCGCGGCGCGGATATCGAAAATATCCTCAGTTTCGAACGCGATTACCCGGACTGCGAAGTGGTGCGGCTGGAGCAAAATTATCGCTCCACCCAAATTATTCTCGATGCCGCGAACGCGGTGGTGCGCAACAATTCCAAACGGCTCGGCAAAAATTTGTGGAGCGATAAATCCGGCGGTTCGGATATCCAGGTTGTCGAAACATCGGACGAAGGCGTTGAAGCTGCCCAGGCTGTTTCTATTTTGAAACAGGCCAAACGCGATCACGATCTGGATTTTCGGGACATGGCGATTCTCTACCGGACGAACGCGCAATCGCGGGCGCTGGAAGACAAGCTCCGACGCGCCAACGTGCCGTATGTGATTGTCGGTGGCACCAAATTTTACGATCGCAAAGAAGTGAAAGATGTGCTCGCTTATCTGCGGGTGTTGGTGAACAATAATGATTCGATTGCACTGCAACGGATCATCAATTTCCCGACACGGGGAATTGGCGGCAAAACGCTCCAAAAATTGCAGGAATTTGCCGATCGCAACGGCATTTCGCTGCACAATGCGATGTTCAGTGCGGCAAGTATCGATGGGCTTCCCGCCGGTGCCAAAAGCAAAGTGCTGGAATTTGCCGGACAACTGGCGAATCTGCAAAATCGAATTGAGGTGTCCAGCGCATTTGAAATCGCGACTGAAGTTGTGGACATGTTCGGGCTGGCGCGAATGTATGACCTCAGCGCATTGCCCGACGACCAAACCCGGTTGGAAAACATCAACGAATTGTTGAACAGTATCGCGGCGTTTTCCGAAAACGCGACCGGCGAATTTGCCACGCTCGCCCAATATCTGGAAGATGTGGCATTGCTGACCGACATCGACCGCTGGGACCCGACCAGCTCTGCCGTAACGCTGATGACGTTGCACAGCGCGAAAGGTCTGGAATTCCCGCTGGTGATTGTCGCGGGGATGGAAGACGGGTTGTTTCCGCTGTTCCGTTCGCTGGAAAATGATGAAAATCTCGAAGAAGAACGCCGGTTGTTTTATGTTGGAATGACACGCGCAAAGGATTATTTATATTTAACTTGGGCGCGCCAGCGGCGACGATTTACATCCGGCGGCACCGGCAATTCTTTTCGTAGTATGGCATCCCGTTTTCTGAACGAAATCCCCATCGAATTTTTGAAAACGCGCACGTCTGTCGGCAGTTGGGAAGGCACGGATAACTCGCGGTACAATCGCCATCGCAGCTACGACGATTCGCAGGCGCCAACCTACGCCGCCGAAATGATGACCAGCGAAGGCATTTGGAAAATTGGCGATTGGGTGATTCACGAAACCTATGGCCGCGGGCAAATTTTGGGCATGGAAGGCACGGGAATGGGCACCAAACTCAGCGTGTTTTTCAAAGGCGCCGGGATGAAAAAGCTGATCGCCGAATATGCCAACCTGCAAAAAGCGGATAGCTGA
- the metX gene encoding homoserine O-acetyltransferase: protein MHINNKNRSLAVSTVDQKSETIPADTGLLAPNPHTKFATLFDEKNPFLPERGGELQQVQVAYETYGKLAETCDNAILICHALTGDAHVGNNPQQGDLPGWWAEIIGPGKSLDTDRYFVVCANFLGSCYGTTGPVSINPKTGKRYGVDFPEVTVRDMVRVQHALMQQLGIREIAAVIGGSLGGMQVLEWAVMFPEMVRRIIPIATTARHSAWSIALNETARLAIMNDPDWQNGNYDKQPLRGLSLARMIAMISYRSQPSFQERFGREEVDLVKLNGSARILNDQPPRFQVESYLRYQGIKLVKRFDANTYLTITRAMDSHDLSRNRKPLTDVLSNISAKTLCIGISSDVLYPPHEQQEISENIPNAEYREIISEHGHDAFLIEFDQLNKMVSEFLAS, encoded by the coding sequence ATGCATATTAATAATAAAAACAGGAGTTTAGCGGTGTCAACTGTCGATCAAAAATCAGAAACAATTCCTGCAGATACCGGACTGCTCGCACCCAATCCGCACACCAAATTCGCGACGCTTTTTGATGAAAAAAATCCCTTTTTGCCCGAACGGGGCGGAGAGCTGCAGCAGGTTCAGGTTGCCTACGAAACGTACGGTAAACTTGCTGAAACCTGCGATAACGCCATCCTCATTTGCCATGCGTTGACGGGTGATGCGCATGTCGGAAACAACCCGCAGCAGGGCGATTTGCCCGGTTGGTGGGCAGAAATTATCGGACCCGGGAAATCGCTGGACACGGATCGATATTTTGTGGTCTGTGCCAATTTTCTGGGAAGCTGTTACGGCACCACCGGACCGGTGAGCATCAATCCCAAAACAGGAAAACGCTATGGCGTTGATTTTCCTGAAGTTACCGTTCGCGATATGGTGCGGGTTCAGCACGCATTAATGCAACAATTGGGCATTCGCGAAATTGCAGCGGTCATCGGCGGATCGCTCGGCGGCATGCAGGTGCTGGAATGGGCGGTGATGTTTCCGGAAATGGTGCGGCGCATTATTCCCATCGCAACTACCGCGCGACATTCGGCGTGGAGCATCGCCCTGAACGAAACCGCACGGCTGGCAATCATGAACGATCCCGATTGGCAAAATGGCAACTACGACAAACAACCGCTGCGCGGTTTATCGCTGGCGCGGATGATTGCCATGATTTCGTATCGCAGCCAACCCTCGTTTCAGGAGCGTTTTGGGCGAGAGGAAGTGGATTTGGTAAAATTAAACGGCAGCGCCAGAATCTTGAACGATCAACCGCCGCGATTTCAGGTGGAAAGCTATTTGCGATATCAGGGCATCAAATTGGTAAAACGGTTTGACGCGAATACATATTTGACAATCACCCGGGCGATGGACAGCCACGATTTATCGCGAAACCGAAAACCGCTAACTGATGTATTATCAAATATTTCCGCAAAAACGTTGTGCATCGGAATTTCATCAGATGTGCTGTATCCGCCCCACGAGCAGCAGGAAATTTCCGAAAATATTCCCAACGCCGAATACCGTGAAATTATCAGCGAACACGGTCACGATGCGTTTTTGATCGAATTTGACCAACTAAATAAAATGGTTTCCGAATTTTTGGCGAGCTAA
- a CDS encoding PorV/PorQ family protein yields MLKIKHIILLLTVLGYAAFGQFQTEVSNVGTNAASFLEIGVGARAMAMGGSYTALSNDPTAMYYNPAGIVWMNNIQLELMHNEWLVGTNFEYLATSMPLPMFNAAVGVSFTMLDFGEQPVRTVENPEGNGLTYGARSFAVGVTYAQSLTDRFSFGLTGKYINEKILNVSGGTTAIDLGIFYLTPVEGMKLGMSISNFGGQIRLDGRDLDTVLDPNENVTTIDNVPVSYKVGSYPLPQIFRAGISYSKQLGSFSEVTLTTDLLHPSNSTESMGFGIEYGFAGTVFLRGGYENAFEDAGINGLTLGGGIDYQTPTSLGFRIDYAYSDWGILESVHRFSLGLVFN; encoded by the coding sequence ATGCTTAAAATCAAACATATAATTCTGCTGCTGACAGTGTTGGGTTATGCCGCTTTCGGGCAATTTCAAACGGAAGTCAGCAATGTTGGTACCAACGCAGCCTCGTTTCTTGAAATTGGTGTTGGCGCAAGGGCAATGGCGATGGGCGGTTCTTACACCGCATTATCTAACGATCCGACAGCAATGTATTACAACCCTGCGGGTATCGTTTGGATGAACAATATCCAGTTGGAATTGATGCACAACGAATGGTTGGTTGGCACAAATTTCGAATATTTGGCGACCTCCATGCCTTTGCCGATGTTCAACGCTGCTGTTGGCGTCAGCTTCACAATGCTCGATTTTGGTGAGCAGCCCGTGCGAACGGTCGAAAATCCCGAAGGGAACGGCTTGACTTACGGCGCAAGAAGCTTTGCTGTCGGTGTTACTTACGCACAATCACTGACAGACAGGTTCAGCTTTGGCCTCACAGGAAAATACATCAACGAAAAGATACTCAATGTCAGTGGTGGCACCACTGCAATTGATTTGGGGATATTCTATCTGACTCCGGTTGAAGGCATGAAGCTTGGCATGAGCATCAGCAATTTTGGCGGTCAGATTCGTTTGGACGGTCGTGATCTGGATACTGTGCTCGACCCGAACGAAAATGTCACAACGATTGACAACGTGCCCGTTTCCTACAAAGTCGGGTCTTATCCGCTGCCGCAAATTTTCCGTGCCGGTATTTCATACTCCAAACAACTTGGCTCTTTTTCGGAAGTGACGCTGACAACAGATTTACTGCACCCCAGCAACTCGACCGAAAGTATGGGTTTTGGTATTGAATACGGTTTTGCAGGAACTGTTTTCTTGCGCGGTGGTTATGAAAATGCGTTCGAAGATGCCGGAATAAATGGGTTGACCCTCGGTGGCGGGATTGATTATCAGACACCGACTAGCCTCGGATTCCGTATCGATTATGCATATTCTGACTGGGGAATTCTGGAAAGCGTTCATCGCTTCTCTTTAGGATTGGTATTCAACTAA
- a CDS encoding aspartate kinase, with product MQVLKFGGTSVGSTQQIQTVVNILNIRAKKNRLVAVFSAMAGVTNQIIAAIDDAVTFGVHGSSLIRMLQQRHLETLREVAEPQFFTAAEETISEVLHELDRKLSGIALLKECSPRTRDSVISIGERLSLPVIAAALRSLGIRVFEIDAAEIIRTNRQFTDAKVDLATTEALTNARLEGLQNNEIALVSGFIGGTADGDVTTLGRGGSDYSAALIGRAVHAELVEIWTDTNGVLSADPRIISDAVQLPDISYREAAEMAFFGAKVLHPKTMSPLESCNIPLIIRNTFAPEHPGTRIVSDSRPDLSPITAISSISDVSVISLVQSLNVSSPVSSTVIKALAGLSDPILLLNFGIADATIRLAVHAKDVRKIVQFLREELAEQLRLGIIRDIFVEDNLALMAIVGKPHHLQNGNLSRIFETFTRHHIPTRSVASGTSNHSLSVLLNRTDLDRAMKALHAAYFQSGAAKPATNHVTMLDAY from the coding sequence ATGCAGGTTTTGAAATTCGGCGGAACGTCAGTCGGTAGTACTCAACAAATTCAAACCGTCGTGAATATTTTAAACATCCGTGCAAAAAAGAACCGGCTTGTGGCTGTTTTTTCGGCGATGGCCGGTGTTACCAATCAAATTATCGCGGCAATTGACGATGCGGTGACCTTCGGTGTTCACGGTTCATCGCTCATCCGGATGCTCCAGCAACGCCATTTGGAAACCTTGCGGGAAGTTGCCGAGCCGCAATTTTTTACCGCCGCAGAAGAAACCATCAGCGAAGTGCTGCATGAACTGGATCGCAAATTGAGCGGCATCGCGCTGCTCAAAGAATGCTCGCCACGCACCCGCGATTCGGTGATCAGCATCGGTGAACGGCTGTCGTTGCCGGTGATTGCGGCAGCATTGCGGTCGCTGGGGATTCGCGTTTTCGAAATTGATGCGGCAGAAATTATCAGAACAAATCGCCAATTTACCGATGCCAAAGTAGATCTCGCAACCACCGAAGCGCTGACCAACGCGCGGTTGGAAGGCTTGCAAAATAACGAAATTGCGTTGGTTAGCGGATTTATCGGCGGCACTGCCGACGGCGATGTGACCACACTCGGGCGCGGCGGATCGGATTACAGCGCTGCGCTGATCGGACGCGCGGTGCATGCGGAACTGGTCGAAATCTGGACAGACACAAACGGCGTGCTCAGTGCAGATCCGCGCATCATCAGCGATGCGGTGCAACTGCCGGATATCAGCTATCGCGAAGCTGCGGAGATGGCGTTTTTCGGCGCGAAAGTGCTCCACCCCAAAACCATGAGCCCGCTGGAATCCTGCAATATTCCCTTAATTATCCGCAACACATTTGCACCGGAGCATCCCGGAACGCGAATTGTCTCCGATTCCCGCCCGGACCTCTCCCCCATCACCGCTATTTCGTCAATTTCGGATGTTTCGGTGATCAGTTTGGTGCAATCGCTGAATGTTTCTTCACCGGTTTCGTCAACGGTCATCAAAGCGTTGGCGGGATTGTCCGACCCGATTTTGCTGCTCAATTTCGGCATCGCCGATGCGACGATACGGTTGGCGGTGCACGCCAAAGATGTCCGCAAAATCGTCCAGTTTTTGCGCGAAGAATTAGCCGAACAACTGCGTTTGGGGATCATTCGCGATATATTTGTGGAAGATAACCTCGCGTTGATGGCAATTGTCGGAAAACCGCACCATCTGCAAAACGGCAATCTCAGCCGTATTTTCGAAACGTTTACGCGGCACCACATTCCCACGCGGTCTGTTGCCAGCGGTACTTCCAATCATAGCCTTTCCGTGCTGCTAAACCGCACCGATCTGGATCGCGCAATGAAAGCGCTACATGCCGCATATTTTCAATCCGGAGCAGCAAAACCAGCGACAAACCACGTAACAATGCTTGATGCATATTAA